CGGAGGAACCGGCGGAAGCGGCGGCCCCGCCGCACAGCGCCCCCGCGACGCCGGGCGACGCCACCCCGGCAGGCGACGCCACCCCGGAGCCGCCCCGCCGCTCCCGGTGGCGGCGCCGGCGCACCTGGGTCGCGGTGGGGCTGTCCCTGCTGCTGTTCCTCCCGCCGGCCGTCGCGGAGGCGGCCCTGCGGGTCAACTACGCGGGCGATCCCGCCCCGGGCACCCGCACCCGGCACCGGGACGCCCTCTGGCTGGGGCACGCCTGGGTCGACGGACGCAGGACCGACGCGGACGTGACCCGCCTCGCGGACCGCCTCAAGGACACCGGCATCCGCGACCTGTACGTGCACGCCGGCCCGCTGGAGCACGACGGCACCCTCCCGCCGACGGCACACCCGCGGGCGCGCCGGCTGGTCTCGGCCCTGCACCGGGCGGCGCCCGGGATCCGCGTCCAGGCCTGGCTCGGCGACAAGCTGGCCACCGAGAGCCCGGACGGACTGCGCCTGGAGCGCGCCGCGACCCGCGCGGCCGTCCTCGCCTCCACCCGGCAGATCCTCGCCGCCGGCTTCGACGGCGCCCACTTCGACCTGGAGCCCCTGCACTCCGGCGACCGCGACTACCTCGCGCTCCTCGACGACCTGCGCGCCCTCACCCACGCCCACCACGCCGTGCTCTCCGTCGCCGCCCACCAGATCGACCCGCTGCCCGCGTTCCACTCCTTCTGGGGCACGACCACCGGCCACCCCAAGTGGTGGTCGCAGTCCTACTTCGGACAGGTGGCCCGCCGCGTGGACCAGATCGCCGTGATGTCGTACGACACCATGCAGCCGCTGCGGAGCCTGTACGGCGGCTACGTGGCCCAGCAGACCAGCCTCGCCCTGGAGGTCACCCCGGCCACCACCGACCTGCTGATGGGCCTGCCCTTCTACCACGAGAACCGCTTCGGCCACTGGGCGCACGCGGAGACCGTGCCGGCCGCCGTGCGCGGCGTCCGCCTGGGCCTGTCCCGCACCGACGCCGACCGCTCCCGCTTCGGCGTCGCCCTGTACGTGGACTTCGCGGCGACGGAGGCGGACTGGCGGGCGTACCGGGACGGCTGGGTGAAATGACTTCCCGCGCACCCCGTCCGGTGGGACGATGATCGTCATGCACCTGTTGCTCGTGGTGGGCGCCTGGCTGGCCGTCGCCCTGTTCGTGGCCGCCGGCGCCGCGTCGGTCGTGACGGGCTGGGTGCCGTGGCCCGCCCGCCGCCGGGTGGTCCGGCCGCGGCTGTGGGGCTACGGCACCCTGCTCACGTCGCTCGGTCTGAGCCTGCTCCTGCTGCTGGGCCCGCTGGAGGACGCCGGGGCCGGCATCGTCGCCTTCGGCGGGTACTGCGTGCTGTTCCTGGCCGGCTTCGTCGTGCAGGCCCTCGCCCAGCGCCCCGGCCGGGACACTACGAAGACCGCCTCCTGATCTTCGAGCCCAGCCACACCAGCGGGTCGTACTTGCGGTCGACGGCCCGCTCCTTCAGCGGGATCAGCGCGTTGTCGGTGATCCTGATGCCCTCGGGACACACCTCCGTGCAGCACTTGGTGATGTTGCAGTAGCCGAGGCCGTGCTCCTCCTGGGCGGTGCGCTTGCGGTCCAGACCCGTCTCGGCGGCCGCGTCCAGCGGGTGCATGTCCAGCTCCGCCACCCGCATCAGGAACCGCGGACCGGCGAACGCCGGCTTGTTCTCCTCGTGGTCGCGCACGACGTGGCAGGTGTCCTGGCACAGGAAGCACTCGATGCACTTGCGGAACTCCTGCGAGCGGTCCACGTCCTCCTGCATCATCCGGTACTCGCCGGGACCGACCCCGGCCGGCGGCACGAACGCCGGGACCTCCCTGGCCTTCTGGTAGTTGAAGCCGACGTCGGTCACCAGGTCCCGGATCACCGGGAAGGCGCGCAGCGGGGTGACGGTGACGGTCTCGCCGGGGTCGAAGACCGACATGCGGGTCATGCACATCAGCCGCGGCCGCCCGTTGATCTCCGCCGAGCACGAACCGCACTTGCCCGCCTTGCAGTTCCAGCGCACGGCGAGGTCGGGTGCCTGGGTGGCCTGGAGCCGGTGGACGATGTCCAGCACCACCTCGCCGTCGTTGACCTCGACCGTGAAGTCCTCGAGGCCACCACCCTGCACATCGCCCCGCCACACCTTGAAGCGGGCCTCGTAGCTGCTCACTCGTACAGCTCCTCTTCGGCGAGGTACTTGACCAGCTCCTCCTTCTCGAAGAGGGCGAGCAGGTCCGGGCGGATGGGTTCGGTGGTCTCGCGGGTGAGCCGGATCTGGCCGCGCCCGGGGTCGGCCGCCGCGAGGTGGCCGGTGGGGTCGGCGAGCGTGCACAGCAGGTTCACGTTGCGCCAGGCGCGGTCCATCGCCGGACAGTCCTCGCGGGTGTGCCCGCCGCGCGACTCGGTGCGCTCCAGCGCGGCCCGCGCCACGCACTCGCTGACCAGCAGCATGTTCCGGAGATCCAGGGCGAGGTGCCAGCCGGGGTTGAACTGGCGGTGCCCCTCCACCCCGGCCCGGCGGGCCCGGGCCCGCAGCCCGGCCAGCCGCTGCAGGGCCTGCTCCATCTCGCCCTCGCGGCGGATGATGCCGACCAGGTCGTTCATGGTCTGCTGGAGTTCCTGGTGCAGGGTGTACGGGTTCTCCGGCGGTCCGGCCTCGCCCTCCGTCTCGGCGGAGAAGGGCCGCAGCGCCTCCGCCGACGCCGTGTTGACCTGGGCGTCGTCGACCCGGGGGCGCCCTCCGGCCGCCCGCTGCGCGTAGTCGGCGGCGTGCCGGCCGGCCCGCCGCCCGAACACGAGCAGGTCGGACAGCGAGTTGCCGCCGAGCCGGTTGGAGCCGTGCATGCCCCCGGCGACCTCACCGGCCGCGTACAGCCCCGGCACCCCGCGCGCGGCCGCGGTGTCGGAGTCGACCGCGACCCCGCCCATCACGTAGTGGCAGGTGGGCCCGACCTCCATGGCCTCCGCCGTGATGTCGACATCGGCCAGTTCCTTGAACTGGTGGTACATGGAGGGCAGCCGGCGCCGGATCACCTCCGCCGGCATCCGGGTCGACACGTCCAGGAAGACCCCGCCGTGCGGGGAGCCGCGGCCCGCCTTCACCTCGGCGTTGATCGCCCGGGCCACCTCGTCGCGCGGGAGCAGCTCGGGGGGCCGCCGGTTGCTGTCGGGGGCGTCGTACCAGCGGTCGGCCTCGTCCTCGGACTCGGCGTACTTCTCCTTGAAGACGTCCGGGACGTAGTCGAACATGAACCGCTTGCCCTCGGAGTTCCTGAGCACCCCGCCGTCGCCGCGGACCGACTCGGTGACGAGGATGCCCTTGACCGACGGCGGCCAGACCATGCCCGTCGGGTGGAACTGCACGAACTCCATGTTGAGCAGGGGAGCGCCGGCCAGCAGGGCCAGCGCGTGACCGTCGCCGGTGTACTCCCAGGAGTTGGAGGTGACCTTGAAGGACTTGCCGATCCCGCCGGTCGCCACGACCACCGCCGGGGCCTCCAGCACGAAGAAGCGGCCGGTCTCACGGTCGTAGGCGAAGACGCCCGAGACGCGCTCGCCGTCCTTCAGGACGCGGGTGACCGTGCACTCCTGGAAGACCTTCAGCCGGGACTCGTAGTCCCCCGTCTCCTTCTCGTCCTCCTGCTGGAGCGCGACGATCCGCTGCTGGAGGGTGCGGATCAGCTCCAGGCCGGTGCGGTCGCCGACGTGCGCCAGGCGCGGGTACTCGTGGCCGCCGAAGTTGCGCTGGGAGATCCGGCCGTCCTTGGTCCGGTCGAACAGCGCGCCCCAGGTCTCCAGTTCCCACACCCGGTCCGGCGCCTCCCGGGCGTGCAGTTCGGCCATCCGCCACTGGTTGAGGAACTTGCCGCCGCGCAGGGTGTCGCGGAAGTGGACCTGCCAGCTGTCGTGCTCGTTGGCGTTGGCCATGGCGGCCGCGATGCCGCCCTCCGCCATCACCGTGTGCGCCTTGCCGAACAGCGACTTGCAGATCACGGCCGTACGGGCGCCGCGCTCGCGCGCCTCGATCGCGGCCCGCAGCCCCGCGCCGCCCGCGCCGACCACGACGACGTCCCACTCCTGCCGGTCCACCACGGACATCAGAAAGCCCCACTCATCTAGAAGAACCGCGGATCGTCGAAGACGCCGGACGCGACCAGGTACACGTAGAAGTCGGCGAGCGCCACGCTGAGCAGGGACGCCCAGGCGAGCTGCATGTGCCGGGCGTTCAGCCGCCCGACGAACTGCCACGCCCGGTAGCGCACGGGATGCCGGGAGAAGTGCTTGAGCTTGCCGCCGACGATGTGTCTGCAGGAGTGGCAGGAGACGGTGTAGGCCCAGATCAGCACGATGTTGACCAGGAACACGAGGGTGCCGAGGCCCATGTGACCCCAGCGGTAGTGCGTGTCGC
Above is a genomic segment from Streptomyces collinus Tu 365 containing:
- a CDS encoding succinate dehydrogenase/fumarate reductase iron-sulfur subunit, which translates into the protein MSSYEARFKVWRGDVQGGGLEDFTVEVNDGEVVLDIVHRLQATQAPDLAVRWNCKAGKCGSCSAEINGRPRLMCMTRMSVFDPGETVTVTPLRAFPVIRDLVTDVGFNYQKAREVPAFVPPAGVGPGEYRMMQEDVDRSQEFRKCIECFLCQDTCHVVRDHEENKPAFAGPRFLMRVAELDMHPLDAAAETGLDRKRTAQEEHGLGYCNITKCCTEVCPEGIRITDNALIPLKERAVDRKYDPLVWLGSKIRRRSS
- a CDS encoding fumarate reductase/succinate dehydrogenase flavoprotein subunit produces the protein MSVVDRQEWDVVVVGAGGAGLRAAIEARERGARTAVICKSLFGKAHTVMAEGGIAAAMANANEHDSWQVHFRDTLRGGKFLNQWRMAELHAREAPDRVWELETWGALFDRTKDGRISQRNFGGHEYPRLAHVGDRTGLELIRTLQQRIVALQQEDEKETGDYESRLKVFQECTVTRVLKDGERVSGVFAYDRETGRFFVLEAPAVVVATGGIGKSFKVTSNSWEYTGDGHALALLAGAPLLNMEFVQFHPTGMVWPPSVKGILVTESVRGDGGVLRNSEGKRFMFDYVPDVFKEKYAESEDEADRWYDAPDSNRRPPELLPRDEVARAINAEVKAGRGSPHGGVFLDVSTRMPAEVIRRRLPSMYHQFKELADVDITAEAMEVGPTCHYVMGGVAVDSDTAAARGVPGLYAAGEVAGGMHGSNRLGGNSLSDLLVFGRRAGRHAADYAQRAAGGRPRVDDAQVNTASAEALRPFSAETEGEAGPPENPYTLHQELQQTMNDLVGIIRREGEMEQALQRLAGLRARARRAGVEGHRQFNPGWHLALDLRNMLLVSECVARAALERTESRGGHTREDCPAMDRAWRNVNLLCTLADPTGHLAAADPGRGQIRLTRETTEPIRPDLLALFEKEELVKYLAEEELYE